The Acipenser ruthenus chromosome 25, fAciRut3.2 maternal haplotype, whole genome shotgun sequence genome has a window encoding:
- the LOC117414067 gene encoding peptidyl-prolyl cis-trans isomerase E: MASTKRVLYIGGIAEEVDEKVLHAAFIPFGDISDIQIPLDYETEKHRGFAFIEFEMAEDAAAAIDNMNEAELFGRTIRVNIAKPMRIKEGSSRAVWTDDDWLKKFSGKTAEEGEGVEASGDSAQPDTQEGEPPAKKGRANPQVYMDIKIGNKPAGRLRFLLRADIVPMTAENFRCLCTHEKGFGYKGSSFHRIIPQFMCQGGDFTNHNGTGGKSIYGKKFDDENFILKHTAPAQLSMANSGPNSNGSQFFITCDKTDWLDGKHVVFGELMEGLEVLRAMEAQGSKDGKTKQKVIISDCGEYV; encoded by the exons ATGGCGTCGACGAAGCGCGTACTTTACATTG GCGGCATCGCGGAGGAGGTGGATGAGAAGGTGCTCCACGCTGCCTTCATTCCCTTCGGAGACATCTCCGATATCCAGATCCCTCTGGACTACGAGACCG AGAAACACCGAGGCTTTGCGTTCATCGAGTTTGAGATGGCAGAG GATGCTGCAGCTGCTATCGACAACATG AACGAGGCTGAGCTGTTCGGACGGACGATCCGTGTGAATATCGCCAAGCCCATGAGGATTAAGGAGGGCTCCTCCCGGGCAG tgTGGACGGATGATGATTGGCTGAAGAAGTTTTCAGGGAAGACTGCGGAGGAGGGTGAGGGGGTGGAGGCGAGCGGGGACTCCGCCCAGCCCGACACGCAGGAG GGCGAGCCCCCGGCTAAGAAAGGCCGTGCAAACCCACAGGTCTACATGGACATCAAGATCGGGAACAAGCCAGCTGGGCGTCTGCGATTCCTCCTGAGAGCCGACATCGTACCCATGACTGCAG AGAATTTCCGCTGCCTGTGCACCCACGAGAAGGGCTTCGGATACAAGGGCAGCAGCTTCCACAGGATCATCCCCCAGTTCATGTGCCAGGGGGGCGACTTCACCAACCACAACGGCACAGGTGGCAAGTCCATCTACGGGAAGAAATTCGACGACGAGAACTTCATACTGAAGCACACCGCCCCAG CTCAGCTGTCGATGGCGAACTCGGGTCCCAACAGCAATGGCTCCCAGTTCTTCATCACCTGTGACAAGACAGACTGGCTGGACGGGAAGCATGTGGTGTTCGGAGAGCTGATGGAGGGACTGGAGGTGCTGAGAGCCAtggag GCTCAGGGTTCGAAGGACGGAAAGACCAAGCAGAAGGTGATCATTTCAGACTGCGGGGAGTATGTGTGA